From the Eleutherodactylus coqui strain aEleCoq1 chromosome 7, aEleCoq1.hap1, whole genome shotgun sequence genome, one window contains:
- the LOC136573354 gene encoding transmembrane and immunoglobulin domain-containing protein 2-like isoform X1, with protein sequence MVIWFCIASYLVLHSMALGKINITQDPNILTISNGDAARISCQWNKENIQRVRFQWRKHISSTGEDNGTLLCRVLVTEQNRTQEVRDNTRTCNVTNNTALLTIDAVTQEDDGLYICEVIIEIPSLMKARGNGTQLYVQEVNSGKEDNTILTLDIRLWYLTILLIIPILISVCCYYCKRKKEQELFLDHIYGNVKRNTRSSKKSTS encoded by the exons ATGGTCATTTGGTTTTGCATTGCTTCATACCTGGTTCTTCACA GTATGGCCTTAGGAAAAATAAATATTACACAAGATCCAAATATCTTAACTATATCTAATGGGGACGCTGCAAGAATAAGCTGCCAGTGGAATAAAGAAAATATTCAACGGGTCAGATTTCAATGGAGAAAGCATATTTCAAGCACTGGAGAAGACAATGGGACCTTGTTATGTAGGGTTCTGGTGACTGAGCAAAATAGGACTCAAGAAGTGAGAGATAACACAAGGACTTGCAATGTGACCAATAATACTGCACTGCTGACCATAGACGCAGTCACACAGGAGGATGATGGACTGTATATCTGTGAGGTTATCATTGAAATACCATCACTGATGAAAGCGAGAGGGAATGGAACTCAATTATATGTCCAGGAAGTTAATAGTGGTAAGGAAGATAATACTA TTTTAACTCTAGATATCAGATTGTGGTACCTGACTATCCTTCTCATTATTCCCATACTGATAAGTGTGTGCTGCTATTACTGCAAGAGGAAGAAGGAACAAG agCTCTTTCTTGACCACATCTATGGGAATGTTAAAAGAAACACACGCTCTAGTAAGAAGTCAACGTCTTAA
- the LOC136573354 gene encoding cytotoxic T-lymphocyte protein 4-like isoform X2, with translation MVIWFCIASYLVLHSMALGKINITQDPNILTISNGDAARISCQWNKENIQRVRFQWRKHISSTGEDNGTLLCRVLVTEQNRTQEVRDNTRTCNVTNNTALLTIDAVTQEDDGLYICEVIIEIPSLMKARGNGTQLYVQEVNSVLTLDIRLWYLTILLIIPILISVCCYYCKRKKEQELFLDHIYGNVKRNTRSSKKSTS, from the exons ATGGTCATTTGGTTTTGCATTGCTTCATACCTGGTTCTTCACA GTATGGCCTTAGGAAAAATAAATATTACACAAGATCCAAATATCTTAACTATATCTAATGGGGACGCTGCAAGAATAAGCTGCCAGTGGAATAAAGAAAATATTCAACGGGTCAGATTTCAATGGAGAAAGCATATTTCAAGCACTGGAGAAGACAATGGGACCTTGTTATGTAGGGTTCTGGTGACTGAGCAAAATAGGACTCAAGAAGTGAGAGATAACACAAGGACTTGCAATGTGACCAATAATACTGCACTGCTGACCATAGACGCAGTCACACAGGAGGATGATGGACTGTATATCTGTGAGGTTATCATTGAAATACCATCACTGATGAAAGCGAGAGGGAATGGAACTCAATTATATGTCCAGGAAGTTAATAGTG TTTTAACTCTAGATATCAGATTGTGGTACCTGACTATCCTTCTCATTATTCCCATACTGATAAGTGTGTGCTGCTATTACTGCAAGAGGAAGAAGGAACAAG agCTCTTTCTTGACCACATCTATGGGAATGTTAAAAGAAACACACGCTCTAGTAAGAAGTCAACGTCTTAA